The Hippoglossus hippoglossus isolate fHipHip1 chromosome 21, fHipHip1.pri, whole genome shotgun sequence genome contains a region encoding:
- the LOC117754774 gene encoding sacsin-like, with amino-acid sequence MKDMPSVIQFAPERSDILFKLGFMKLNNTFFSETHVDQQIHSLLRSELMNVSDASCVLDQVYNINHSEFSQLSSNEKSELQSFLHSGVSKAKDTQDFQRKLRSLPLFETIFGERVRIDGHKEVFILKSEQLGKFPDLFLLTNSNTIFLKYLENYHLSQSLNIKILTDMEFLMKFILPVVHTLKEKLVLQCFKLLLSLQHDCNYCKYKDKIISSMKTVKLIRNSQGSLETASYFFDDSIELYKKMLPEERFVPERFWSEVDDRNPPKKIQAKELLRELGMKHVLSNDEIINFAYQLESKAKENFQLEELKEKSSFLFRTALTKVSVDKNNEKLLESIADIKFIFPVTIQKELRDYHQPFVAEGSAVKIRGSLMDINPKDQELIWSSMPIIHLPVYQSPELLRMMKNSGAHDQPPPQCVTSNMSNICQSPCQTDKLIKTRAIVFRSSYTFLQANRFDSRPLAGLPIVLVEKDKELVKTEDTSLFVPSHKDFRPYLYKIPLDDLIYKEFFKKIGVKQNPTAVEYSNVLAAIYAETCDKPHLNPNQLTTVKRAVEMLFRLIKDQGVKSLVNDVKSLYLPAVDGKLYPSCTLYYNDTTFETKRFEEALEGEVLLLEKLSECHLGKDTYEHHRLVKLLPPNLQPKMLSQVTKEKVLELHIELCELETDCEFSGWFDQHLSSFAFRHGLICLIRAWSQGEIIHEDAAEMCEKTFGSIQIVCCKNLETKLWLNEQPLEKTATENDVFVTRVQEDCVFYLKHNDDMAMKVITEVVMTLTKEIIALLGNRIAPDHLPVLGQLLMCDNLQDVQKTLAKNRIQDSTETKSLFFTPPAPGTEVPKEWHDSLDMNILNNFEEGEYVGYSTDNKYIYAVIVEELPGNSGQLSRRYKVDIGEEEPIEVSCLDIYQIKREKKAKHRRTCKSTSCMELEPLVGAVPPHSQSSSTRSLPASVDEAKREIDQCLAEIWTLPAEERHKAIKRLYLRWHPDKNPDHQLLANEAFKYLMSRVDELSTGKGKTAGSSFSRGHQDFRDFYQQWNQEARYHQNNRQRSSGGGFWTNNGNVPQPNKEEAQRWCKQARCDLNAANKDTGGGSTEWCLFKVHQAVEKSLTAAEYKKHGHPPSGSSISALATRVSCYNPQLTNLPQIVQNLKTLGVDAKKTQYPNCHRYPHIPNGQFKSENEMQALEKASELLSAVEAYVN; translated from the coding sequence atgaaagataTGCCGAGTGTGATTCAGTTTGCCCCAGAAAGATCAGACATCCTCTTCAAACTTGGTTTCATGAAGCTCAACAATACATTCTTCTCCGAGACGCATGTAGATCAACAGATACATTCACTTCTACGCTCTGAGCTTATGAATGTGAGTGATGCAAGCTGTGTGCTGGACCAGGTTTATAACATTAACCACTCAGAGTTTTCCCAGCTCTCCTCTAATGAGAAAAGTGAGCTTCAGAGCTTCCTGCACTCTGGAGTGTCCAAGGCCAAAGACACTCAAGACTTTCAGCGGAAGCTCAGGTCCCTGCCATTATTTGAAACAATATTTGGTGAAAGAGTGAGGATTGATGGACACAAGGAGGTATTTATCCTCAAGAGCGAACAATTGGGGAAGTTTCCGGATTTGTTCCTCCTAACCAACAGCAACAccatttttctcaaatatcTCGAGAACTACCATCTGTCACAGTCACTAAACATCAAAATCCTGACTGATATGGAGTTTTTAATGAAGTTCATTCTCCCTGttgtacacacactcaaagagaAGCTGGTGCTTCAGTGCTTCAAGCTCTTACTGTCACTGCAACATGATTGCAACTACTGTAAATACAAGGACAAAATCATCTCCTCGATGAAGACGGTCAAATTGATTCGCAATTCCCAAGGCAGTTTGGAGACAGCATCATATTTCTTTGATGATAGCATCGAGCTATACAAGAAAATGTTGCCAGAGGAGAGATTTGTGCCTGAGAGATTTTGGTCTGAGGTTGATGACAGAAATCCAccaaaaaaaatacaagcaaAAGAGCTGCTCAGAGAACTTGGAATGAAGCATGTGCTGTCAAACGATGAAATAATAAATTTTGCATACCAGTTGGAATCAAAAGCAAAAGAGAACTTTCAGCTTGAAGAGTTGAAAGAGAAATCATCATTCCTCTTTAGAACAGCCTTAACTAAAGTGAGTGTtgacaaaaacaatgaaaagttgCTGGAGAGCATAGCCGACATCAAGTTCATTTTTCCCGTGACAATTCAAAAAGAACTGCGCGACTATCACCAACCATTCGTCGCTGAGGGAAGTGCTGTTAAAATCAGAGGCTCTTTGATGGATATCAATCCCAAGGATCAAGAATTGATTTGGTCTTCAATGCCAATCATACATTTACCAGTTTATCAGTCGCCGGAGCTGCTGCGGATGATGAAAAATTCAGGTGCCCATGATCAACCACCTCCACAGTGTGTAACCAGCAACATGAGCAACATCTGTCAGTCTCCCTGTCAAACTGACAAGTTGATTAAAACCCGTGCTATCGTGTTTCGAAGTTCCTACACCTTCCTGCAAGCAAACAGATTTGACAGTCGGCCACTGGCTGGTCTTCCCATTGTATTggttgaaaaagacaaagaacttGTGAAGACTGAAGACACGTCTCTTTTCGTCCCCAGTCACAAAGACTTCAGACCATATTTGTACAAAATTCCTTTAGATGATTTAATTTACAAAGAGTTCTTCAAGAAAATAGGTGTAAAGCAAAACCCTACTGCTGTGGAGTATAGTAACGTTCTGGCAGCAATTTATGCCGAAACTTGTGATAAACCACATCTAAACCCAAACCAACTTACCACTGTAAAACGTGCTGTTGAGATGTTGTTTCGGTTAATCAAAGACCAAGGAGTCAAGTCCCTTGTTAATGATGTGAAGTCTTTGTATCTTCCTGCAGTAGATGGTAAATTATACCCCTCATGCACTCTGTACTACAATGACACGACATTTGAGACCAAACGGTTTGAAGAAGCATTGGAGGGTGAGGTCCTGTTGCTTGAGAAACTCAGCGAATGCCATTTGGGGAAAGACACCTATGAGCATCATCGGTTGGTGAAGTTGCTGCCTCCAAACCTTCAGCCAAAAATGCTGTCTCAGGTCACTAAGGAGAAAGTATTGGAATTACACATTGAGCTTTGTGAGCTTGAGACTGACTGTGAATTCAGTGGATGGTTTGATCAACATCTGTCCTCATTTGCATTCAGACATGGACTCATTTGTCTTATCAGAGCGTGGTCTCAAGGAGAAATAATACACGAAGATGCCGCTGAAATGTGCGAGAAGACTTTTGGCAGTATTCAGATCGTCTGCTGCAAAAACCTGGAAACAAAGCTTTGGCTGAATGAACAGCCGCTAGAAAAAACTGCCACtgaaaatgatgtttttgtCACACGAGTGCAAGAAGACTGCGTATTTTACCTAAAACACAATGATGACATGGCTATGAAGGTTATAACTGAAGTCGTTATGACACTGACAAAGGAGATTATTGCTCTTTTAGGCAACAGAATTGCACCAGATCACCTCCCAGTCCTTGGACAACTTCTTATGTGTGACAATTTACAAGACGTTCAGAAAACTCTGGCTAAGAATAGGATCCAAGACAGCACTGAAactaaaagtttgtttttcacaccaCCAGCCCCTGGGACAGAAGTACCAAAGGAATGGCATGACTCCTTAGACATGAACATCCTCAATAACTTTGAGGAGGGGGAATATGTTGGCTACAGCACTGACAACAAGTATATTTATGCAGTTATTGTTGAAGAACTGCCTGGAAACTCTGGGCAGCTTTCACGCAGATACAAAGTCGATATTGGAGAAGAGGAGCCAATTGAAGTCAGTTGTCTCGACATATACCAGATTAAACgggaaaagaaagcaaaacatAGGAGGACTTGCAAATCCACTTCTTGCATGGAGCTGGAGCCACTGGTGGGAGCTGTGCCGCCTCATTCCCAGTCATCATCTACAAGATCCTTACCAGCCTCTGTTGACGAAGCTAAAAGGGAAATTGATCAGTGCTTGGCAGAGATATGGACTCTTCCTGCGGAGGAGAGACATAAAGCCATCAAGCGACTGTACCTCAGGTGGCATCCTGACAAAAATCCTGACCACCAGCTTCTTGCCAATGAGGCATTCAAATACTTGATGAGTCGAGTTGATGAGCTCAGCACAGGCAAAGGCAAAACCGCAGGCTCCTCCTTTTCAAGGGGTCACCAGGATTTCAGAGACTTCTACCAGCAATGGAATCAAGAGGCACGGTATCACCAAAATAATCGACAGAGATCCTCTGGTGGCGGTTTTTGGACCAATAATGGAAATGTCCCTCAGCCGAACAAAGAGGAGGCTCAGCGCTGGTGCAAACAGGCTCGCTGTGATCTCAATGCAGCCAACAAGGACACCGGTGGGGGCAGCACAGAATGGTGTCTGTTCAAAGTCCATCAAGCAGTGGAAAAGTCTCTTACAGCCGCAGAGTATAAAAAGCACGGCCATCCTCCCTCCGGCAGCTCCATCTCAGCCCTTGCCACACGAGTTTCCTGCTACAACCCCCAACTGACAAATCTGCCTCAAATAGTGCAAAATCTGAAGACGCTGGGAGTGGACGCCAAAAAGACTCAGTATCCCAACTGCCATCGGTATCCCCACATTCCAAACGGACAGTTCAAATCTGAGAACGAAATGCAAGCACTGGAGAAAGCGTCTGAGCTTCTCAGTGCAGTTGAGGCGTATGTGAATTAG
- the LOC117754775 gene encoding sacsin-like: protein MKVLVNLDPQNLIGELMTASHRAREELKDYLSRLDSLSRSENDLLSKLPLFQTMRGVCSAAQSKKAVLLTSGLTVPTELPMPDSVVQCATEADRRLLQLLKISPLNTAEAVLLLIDCIEKRTCSKEDTEKIMTWILQNGNTLFSQNKTLRQRCKDLSFIEVNGQLKKASNFLDPRIKTFPVIFESNLFPPHLYTDTSQMLESLTDLGLLNKEADVSPQHLLNAATLIDKMHVSSQTEAEKRAQVLLKMLDGNNLLSKFSHEQLQSFKMLKWIPCNQPGNDKSQKMCFFCPNEVRHSDFKDIVGHVMPLLGNVTDRVSNKLGLKCRPPQEKVMDNLSVLTSKVQKMVDPDRDVDFKMELHSIYRHMQDHISEFATMIKGDTRWLWSHNQFVSPKDLVLDYPPNLDLSSYIGKVPDEFLSYKKLLKESGLRTLISDEEIICILHSIQQNIEGRQQPCASSSEVEVSIEILNWLWREKKAVKDDIPVPVILEGEQYTLKPGSTAVFCDVSKNGLKDLKCSQEEIHVVHEEITKATAEWLNIQFLSTFNLNPELVGIEQCGQSEPITTRIKNILKEYDEESDVFKELIQNAEDAGAEVCKFLVDFRVHKDPPESLIDPDMALCQGPCLWAFNNEQFTAEDWENIVRVGSASKETKVEKIGKFGLGFNTVYHVTDVPSILSGNSLLILDPNVTHLKKHIKHKTNPGIKLDLSNQQLFRWFPGQFGPYEHIFDCNFSKQSPPEPYSGTLIKLPFRTEEEALQSEISTTVYHKHNILTFQQHLTTNSQTHLLFLKKVNALTLQRISSNASTPPRDDEIEAVLTVSKTVVSAVRIPDESFVSKQDQAEKSLLKLDGKCKEVIDSTTVSVVQITSQQSGVTEVQSWLLYNCFGTDKSLKMALEKKQSSPVLFAHRGGCCAFAK, encoded by the coding sequence ATGAAAGTATTGGTGAATTTAGACCCTCAGAATCTCATTGGAGAACTCATGACGGCCTCTCACAGAGCACGAGAAGAGCTGAAAGATTATCTCTCTCGTCTGGATTCTCTCTCAAGGAGTGAGAATGATTTACTCTCAAAGTTACCTCTCTTTCAAACCATGAGAGGAGTGTGTTCGGCAGCTCAATCAAAGAAGGCTGTTCTTCTGACATCTGGTCTAACAGTACCAACAGAGCTCCCAATGCCTGATTCAGTTGTGCAGTGTGCTACTGAGGCTGATCGCAGATTGTTACAGCTGCTCAAAATTAGTCCCTTGAACACAGCCGAAGCAGTCCTTCTCCTCATTGACTGTATTGAGAAGAGAACTTGCAgcaaagaagacacagagaaaatcaTGACTTGGATTTTACAGAATGGTAATACCCTTTTCTCTCAGAATAAGACCTTGAGACAAAGATGTAAGGACTTGAGCTTCATTGAAGTGAACGGACAGCTGAAAAAGGCCTCAAACTTTTTGGATCCAAGAATCAAAACTTTCCCAGTCATTTTTGAGTCAAATCTCTTCCCCCCACATCTGTACACTGACACATCACAAATGCTTGAAAGCCTAACAGATCTTGGATTGCTGAATAAAGAAGCAGATGTGTCACCTCAGCATTTGTTGAATGCCGCCACACTGATTGACAAAATGCATGTTTCCTCTCAAACTGAGGCTGAGAAAAGAGCTCAGGTGCTCTTAAAAATGTTGGATGGCAATAATCTGCTGTCAAAGTTTTCACATGAGCAGCTTCAAAGCTTTAAAATGCTCAAATGGATCCCATGTAATCAACCTGGTAATGACAAATctcagaaaatgtgtttcttctgcCCAAATGAAGTAAGACATTCTGATTTCAAGGACATTGTTGGACATGTAATGCCTCTACTGGGAAATGTCACTGACAGAGTAAGCAACAAACTTGGTCTCAAATGTCGACCCCCACAAGAAAAGGTGATGGACAATTTATCGGTCCTGACATCAAAGGTCCAGAAAATGGTTGATCCTGACAGAGATGTGGATTTCAAAATGGAGCTGCATAGCATTTACAGACACATGCAAGATCACATCTCTGAATTTGCGACAATGATAAAGGGGGACACACGCTGGCTGTGGAGCCACAACCAGTTTGTTTCACCAAAGGATCTGGTTCTTGACTACCCACCTAATCTAGACCTGAGCTCTTACATTGGAAAGGTGCCCGATGAATTCCTGTCATACAAGAAGTTGCTCAAGGAATCAGGCCTGAGAACGCTGATTTCAGATGAAGAAATCATTTGCATTCTGCATTCTATCCAGCAAAATATTGAAGGAAGGCAACAGCCATGTGCAAGTTCCTCTGAGGTAGAAGTGTCAATAGAAATTCTTAACTGGCtttggagagagaagaaggcTGTTAAGGATGACATCCCAGTGCCAGTCATCTTAGAGGGTGAACAATACACACTGAAACCAGGGTCGACAGCAGTCTTCTGTGATGTCAGCAAAAATGGGTTGAAAGATCTTAAGTGCAGCCAGGAGGAAATTCATGTTGTGCATGAGGAAATCACAAAAGCAACAGCTGAATGGTTGAACATTCAATTTCTCAGTACCTTTAACCTCAATCCAGAGTTAGTGGGAATAGAGCAGTGTGGGCAATCTGAGCCAATAACAACAAGGATTAAAAACATTCTTAAAGAATACGATGAAGAAAGTGATGTATTCAAAGAGCTAATCCAGAATGCAGAAGATGCTGGAGCAGAGGTCTGCAAATTCCTGGTGGATTTCAGAGTGCACAAAGATCCCCCTGAAAGTCTCATTGACCCTGACATGGCTCTTTGTCAAGGACCTTGTCTTTGGGCATTTAATAATGAGCAGTTCACAGCTGAGGACTGGGAAAATATTGTCAGAGTTGGCTCTGCTTCGAAAGAAACCAAAGTGGAAAAAATTGGAAAGTTTGGACTTGGATTCAATACTGTGTATCATGTGACAGATGTTCCCTCCATCCTGAGTGGCAACAGTCTTCTCATTCTTGATCCAAATGTAACTCATCTTAAAAAGCACATCAAGcataaaacaaatcctggaaTCAAGCTTGATCTCTCTAATCAGCAACTTTTTCGTTGGTTTCCTGGTCAGTTTGGACCATATGAACACATTTTTGATTGCAATTTCAGCAAACAAAGTCCTCCTGAACCCTATTCAGGCACTCTGATCAAACTACCTTTTCGAACTGAAGAAGAAGCTCTCCAGTCAGAAATAAGCACAACGGTGTATCACAAACACAATATCCTCACTTTTCAACAGCACTTAACTACGAATTCACAAACTCACCTGCTTTTTCTGAAGAAAGTCAATGCATTAACTCTACAAAGGATCTCCAGCAATGCATCAACTCCACCAAGAGATGATGAAATAGAAGCCGTTCTAACTGTCTCCAAAACCGTTGTGAGTGCAGTGAGGATTCCTGATGAATCCTTTGTGTCGAAGCAGGATCAGGCTGAGAAATCACTGTTGAAGCTTGATGGAAAATGTAAAGAGGTCATTGACTCCACCACAGTCAGTGTTGTCCAAATCACCAGTCAGCAGTCTGGAGTGACTGAAGTCCAGTCCTGGCTCCTGTACAACTGCTTTGGAACAGATAAGTCTTTAAAAATGGcccttgaaaaaaaacaaagcagcccAGTTCTCTTTGCCCATAGGGGGGGTTGCTGTGCCTTTGCAAAATAA